A genome region from Candidatus Poribacteria bacterium includes the following:
- a CDS encoding DUF5069 domain-containing protein, whose protein sequence is MIPTISSGVAGPLGVLHLPRFWSKVLMDAKGVLNEEYPACGAGFDQMVLDGLGLDKDATLAYISDNSPTYPQFEAWVSENGNFDQAAVDELNAAISGYNHDDDTRGGILGASGIQDDGSILDAVNLNNLDDWYEFHASID, encoded by the coding sequence ATGATACCGACAATTAGTTCTGGGGTTGCAGGACCCCTTGGGGTGTTGCATCTTCCACGATTCTGGTCAAAAGTGCTCATGGATGCCAAGGGTGTACTGAATGAAGAGTATCCTGCCTGCGGCGCGGGTTTTGATCAGATGGTATTAGATGGACTCGGACTGGACAAGGATGCTACGCTGGCATACATCAGCGACAATTCGCCCACCTACCCACAGTTTGAAGCGTGGGTTTCGGAAAACGGAAATTTTGATCAAGCGGCAGTCGACGAACTGAACGCTGCAATTTCAGGCTATAATCACGACGATGATACCCGTGGGGGCATCCTCGGTGCCAGTGGCATTCAAGACGACGGCTCTATTTTAGACGCTGTGAATCTCAACAACCTTGATGACTGGTATGAATTTCACGCCAGTATAGATTAG
- a CDS encoding ABC transporter ATP-binding protein, with the protein MRLRASQLTKDFGNRAIVKEATLSVNRGEVVTIFGPNGAGKTTLIKILATLLKPTSGDLEIEGTDAIANYSDVRSGLGVLIHENLAYPAFSPYENLKFFGRMYGVKQLEHRCMTLLTEVGLRHFAHEPLHIFSRGMTQRFMIARALLHQPSVLLLDEPFSGLDASARQFVLERIAQEQQNGKGIIITTHNTELGYLAGTRFLFMINGELEEVAQRDEITAETLLFMYEERLNS; encoded by the coding sequence ATGCGCCTTCGTGCTTCTCAACTCACAAAGGACTTTGGAAATCGCGCAATCGTCAAAGAGGCCACGCTTTCGGTTAATCGCGGCGAAGTGGTCACGATTTTCGGTCCCAACGGTGCTGGTAAAACGACGCTCATCAAGATTCTCGCGACGCTTCTGAAGCCGACATCCGGGGATCTTGAGATTGAAGGAACGGACGCAATCGCCAATTACTCGGACGTGCGTAGTGGATTGGGTGTCCTTATTCATGAGAATCTCGCTTATCCGGCGTTCAGTCCTTACGAGAATCTCAAGTTTTTTGGACGGATGTACGGCGTTAAGCAGTTAGAACACCGCTGTATGACGCTCCTCACTGAAGTCGGCTTGCGGCATTTCGCCCATGAACCTCTGCACATCTTCTCACGTGGCATGACGCAGCGTTTTATGATTGCCAGAGCACTTCTCCATCAACCTTCAGTTTTATTACTTGATGAACCCTTCTCTGGATTGGATGCTTCTGCCAGGCAGTTTGTTCTGGAGCGCATCGCGCAAGAACAACAAAATGGCAAGGGTATTATCATCACAACACATAATACAGAGTTGGGCTATCTTGCAGGCACAAGGTTCCTCTTTATGATAAATGGAGAATTGGAGGAGGTCGCGCAGAGAGATGAAATTACAGCAGAGACATTGCTGTTTATGTATGAAGAGAGGTTAAATTCTTAA
- a CDS encoding septum formation initiator family protein produces the protein MRILRPILLLIAVGLLLVSVDQFMNGYSDWQRAQILEEAYRAEIRELEVERDRLKKRVEMLKNDELTKERLARKRLGYIKPGELKFKVAKPDDVK, from the coding sequence ATGCGTATTCTTCGTCCAATTTTACTTCTTATCGCTGTTGGATTACTCCTTGTTAGCGTTGATCAATTCATGAACGGTTATAGCGACTGGCAACGGGCGCAGATCCTTGAAGAAGCCTACCGCGCCGAGATCCGAGAACTGGAAGTCGAACGTGACCGGCTCAAGAAGCGCGTCGAAATGCTAAAAAACGACGAACTCACAAAGGAGCGGCTCGCGAGAAAACGGCTCGGTTATATAAAACCCGGCGAACTCAAGTTTAAAGTCGCTAAACCTGATGATGTTAAGTGA
- a CDS encoding heme exporter protein CcmB: MKALRQIGALIRKDLGLQFRSKETFVLVFVFSILVVLIFAFAFGPIFPEKGERGKLTASVLWAAFVFAGIITLNRSFTAERSHGALQGIRLTGVDASNFYLSKVVSNVVFLFLLEIVITPIALQFLDLLDVMTVGILLKLSGVLGIGTLGFCAVGVLLAGMSTSANGSESLLSVILLPLVIPIIMGGAKCTVSLLVTGGLDNGFWLALLIGCSLVFLAAAYLLADAVIEE, encoded by the coding sequence ATGAAGGCACTCCGTCAAATTGGCGCGTTGATTCGCAAAGACCTTGGACTTCAATTCCGTTCAAAAGAGACGTTTGTATTAGTCTTCGTCTTCAGCATATTAGTTGTTCTCATTTTCGCTTTCGCGTTTGGTCCGATTTTCCCTGAAAAGGGAGAACGTGGCAAACTGACTGCCAGTGTCCTCTGGGCAGCATTTGTTTTTGCAGGAATTATTACCTTAAATCGTTCATTCACAGCAGAGCGCTCACACGGTGCATTGCAGGGCATACGACTGACCGGTGTTGATGCGAGTAATTTCTACCTCTCTAAAGTCGTTAGCAATGTGGTTTTTTTATTCCTATTGGAAATCGTCATTACTCCTATCGCACTTCAATTTTTGGATTTGCTTGATGTGATGACGGTGGGTATATTATTGAAATTATCCGGTGTACTTGGGATCGGGACACTCGGTTTTTGTGCTGTCGGTGTGCTGTTAGCTGGTATGTCCACAAGTGCGAATGGCAGCGAGAGCCTCCTTTCCGTTATTTTACTTCCTCTCGTCATCCCAATTATTATGGGCGGAGCGAAATGCACCGTCTCGCTTTTGGTAACCGGCGGATTAGATAACGGATTTTGGTTGGCACTGCTCATCGGGTGTAGTTTAGTCTTTTTGGCAGCCGCGTATCTACTCGCAGATGCTGTCATTGAGGAATAG
- a CDS encoding 2-oxoacid:acceptor oxidoreductase subunit alpha: protein MAKYDFAIAVGGAPGQGIETAGESISQIFARYGLNVFTYTAYQSLIRGGHSFLTIRISSEPIANHGDKIDLIIALDRDSLEKHLPHVSPGGALIYNSDDVKQEPERDDIQLCPISYKELTNDPDRKRLMLNVCASSVALQLVGVDLSMLEDIIIRAFLKRKGQALVDANVAAARASYDYAAEHFTPFDVQFEKQDPPLAFGSGNMLMAMGGASAGVKFYAAYPMSPSTGILHWMAPNARDLGIIVRQCEDEISVVNMVIGAAHTGARAMCATSGGGFALMSEAIGSAGMMEIPIVVVNVQRGGPSTGLPTKTEQGDLWQVLGASQGDFPKIVVSPTSIMDGFDTIPELFNLVDKFQCPGMVLTDLYLAEGRTTFVPDSINWQPKIDRGELITAQGQTDGQYLRYQITDSGISPRAIPGTPGHMHVVATDDHDEDGGLISDEFTNPHKRRDIMEKRQRKMEGIVELLPPPTLEGPEDAEVTLIGWGSTHGVIGEAAQMLNEAGIATNHIHFKWLYPMDEDAVNEVLSKSAHSIIVECNYTGQFARFLRGETGFKADGHIRKYDGEPFMPHHVVDGTRELLNSKTDLYVPYQEIVV, encoded by the coding sequence ATGGCAAAATATGACTTTGCAATCGCCGTAGGAGGGGCACCCGGGCAAGGCATCGAAACTGCAGGCGAAAGCATCAGCCAAATCTTTGCCCGGTATGGGCTGAACGTTTTTACTTACACCGCCTATCAATCCCTCATCCGCGGCGGTCACTCCTTCCTGACTATTCGAATCAGTTCTGAACCGATCGCCAACCATGGCGACAAAATTGACTTGATTATTGCCTTAGACCGGGACAGTTTAGAGAAGCATTTACCGCACGTTTCACCGGGTGGTGCACTTATCTATAACAGCGATGATGTCAAACAAGAACCGGAACGTGATGACATCCAATTGTGTCCTATTTCCTATAAAGAATTGACTAACGATCCTGATAGAAAAAGGTTAATGCTGAATGTCTGTGCATCCAGTGTCGCTTTGCAGTTAGTCGGTGTGGATTTAAGCATGCTTGAGGATATCATTATCCGCGCGTTCCTCAAACGTAAAGGACAAGCCTTAGTGGATGCGAACGTTGCTGCTGCGCGGGCAAGTTACGATTACGCTGCTGAACACTTTACACCGTTCGATGTCCAATTTGAGAAACAGGATCCGCCGTTGGCTTTTGGTAGTGGTAATATGTTGATGGCAATGGGCGGTGCATCCGCAGGTGTCAAGTTTTATGCTGCGTATCCGATGAGTCCATCAACAGGTATTCTCCACTGGATGGCCCCGAATGCTCGCGATCTCGGTATTATCGTCCGGCAATGTGAAGATGAAATCAGCGTTGTCAACATGGTCATCGGTGCTGCACACACCGGTGCACGCGCAATGTGTGCCACATCGGGTGGTGGTTTCGCACTCATGTCCGAAGCGATTGGCAGTGCGGGTATGATGGAAATTCCAATTGTTGTTGTTAATGTTCAACGCGGGGGTCCCTCCACAGGTTTACCTACCAAAACAGAGCAGGGAGATTTATGGCAAGTTCTCGGCGCGAGCCAAGGTGATTTTCCGAAAATTGTTGTTTCACCTACCAGTATTATGGACGGATTTGATACGATACCTGAACTCTTTAACCTCGTTGACAAGTTTCAGTGCCCCGGCATGGTACTCACGGATTTGTATTTAGCAGAAGGTCGCACGACATTCGTGCCGGATTCTATCAACTGGCAGCCGAAAATCGACCGTGGGGAATTAATCACCGCACAAGGGCAGACAGATGGTCAATATCTGCGTTACCAGATCACAGACAGCGGGATTTCGCCCCGTGCTATCCCTGGCACGCCTGGGCACATGCACGTTGTTGCTACCGACGATCATGATGAAGATGGGGGTCTGATTAGTGATGAATTCACGAATCCTCATAAACGTCGTGATATTATGGAGAAACGGCAACGCAAGATGGAAGGCATCGTTGAACTGCTCCCACCTCCGACTCTGGAGGGTCCTGAAGATGCTGAAGTCACCTTGATTGGGTGGGGATCCACGCATGGTGTCATCGGTGAAGCAGCACAAATGTTAAACGAAGCAGGCATTGCGACCAACCATATCCACTTCAAGTGGCTCTATCCGATGGATGAAGATGCCGTCAACGAAGTGCTTTCAAAATCTGCGCATTCGATTATCGTTGAGTGCAACTACACAGGTCAATTCGCTCGGTTTTTACGGGGTGAGACCGGCTTTAAGGCAGATGGGCACATCCGCAAATACGACGGTGAGCCGTTTATGCCGCATCACGTTGTTGATGGCACCCGTGAACTTTTGAACAGTAAAACAGATCTTTATGTCCCCTATCAAGAGATTGTTGTCTAA
- a CDS encoding cytochrome c-type biogenesis protein CcmH, with translation MKIGRFDRIMLFNESVVLNCLRVIVLIIACNFSVIAYAQTEGTAGVEPEDMKDATVTSDLEELLTTVYCYCGCVRETIEVCTCSTAMNIENNFRDRLLAGEAVEQIRTDYLDTYGPQYYAVMPVEGINILAYVMPAIILIAIGGVVFVVLRKSRQRASATADAQVASESQPSDEAVKQVETELERYKRES, from the coding sequence ATGAAAATAGGAAGATTTGATCGCATTATGCTGTTCAATGAATCTGTAGTTCTTAATTGTCTTCGGGTTATTGTGCTTATTATTGCTTGCAATTTTAGTGTCATCGCGTATGCACAGACAGAAGGTACCGCTGGGGTAGAACCGGAGGACATGAAAGATGCCACGGTTACGTCCGATTTAGAGGAGCTGCTAACTACAGTCTACTGTTACTGCGGATGTGTAAGGGAGACAATTGAAGTGTGTACGTGCAGCACGGCAATGAATATTGAGAACAATTTTCGCGATCGGTTACTCGCTGGTGAGGCCGTTGAGCAAATTCGCACGGATTACCTTGACACTTATGGACCGCAATATTATGCAGTCATGCCTGTAGAAGGTATTAACATACTTGCCTACGTTATGCCGGCGATCATTCTGATTGCAATTGGTGGGGTTGTTTTCGTTGTGCTCCGAAAGTCAAGGCAGAGGGCATCAGCAACAGCGGACGCGCAGGTAGCATCGGAATCACAACCTTCTGATGAGGCAGTCAAGCAGGTTGAGACTGAACTTGAAAGGTATAAACGGGAGAGTTAA
- a CDS encoding HEAT repeat domain-containing protein: MDDEHIVADLIEDLSELDDDVCEAARKELVAIGEPAIPQLVEALADNLGDVVEQATDVLAAIGEPAIPALIDEMAIAERYYALALGNTLSRIGEPAIPVLVEALSDKLNEEFREYAARALNLMGGAAIGAMPALIEALNDPSEDVRSYAAYTLAKLEDAAADAVPALIKALDDESEEVQNYVAFALGEIGTPEAKQALEASNQA; this comes from the coding sequence ATGGACGATGAACACATCGTAGCCGATTTAATCGAAGATTTGTCGGAGCTGGATGACGATGTCTGTGAGGCTGCGAGAAAAGAGTTAGTTGCTATCGGTGAACCGGCTATACCGCAACTTGTTGAGGCACTCGCTGATAATCTTGGGGATGTGGTTGAGCAAGCCACTGATGTCTTGGCTGCTATTGGTGAACCGGCAATACCTGCGCTCATTGATGAGATGGCGATAGCTGAGAGGTACTATGCACTCGCTCTCGGTAATACGCTTAGTCGTATCGGTGAACCAGCAATACCGGTTTTGGTGGAAGCGTTATCTGACAAACTCAATGAAGAGTTCCGCGAATATGCGGCTCGCGCGCTCAATCTGATGGGAGGTGCGGCAATTGGTGCGATGCCTGCGCTTATTGAGGCTTTGAACGATCCATCGGAGGATGTGCGGTCTTATGCCGCTTACACACTTGCTAAACTGGAAGACGCAGCAGCGGATGCAGTACCTGCGCTTATCAAGGCACTTGACGATGAATCCGAAGAGGTCCAAAATTATGTCGCTTTTGCCTTGGGAGAAATTGGAACCCCGGAAGCGAAACAGGCACTTGAAGCATCCAACCAAGCGTAG
- the eno gene encoding phosphopyruvate hydratase, with translation MSEIIHIHAREILDSRGNPTVEVDVNLASGAFGRAAVPSGASTGEHEAVELRDQDANRYLGKGVQKAVENVNTTIAAALAGEDVFAQNDIDTTMRELDGTENKSRLGANAILGVSLAVAKAAADEVGQPLYRYIGGANAKELPLPMMNILNGGSHADNNVDIQEFMIMPAGAKSFAEALRMGAEIFHSLKAVLQARNCNTAVGDEGGFAPDLGSNEEAIAVIIEAIERANYVPGDDILLALDAASSEFYNRDTGTYELKAEAQPTKSAEEMVAFYTEICEKYPIVSIEDGMDENDWEGWKHLTEAIGDKVQLVGDDLFVTNTTRLQRGIQEDIGNSILIKVNQIGTLTETLDAIELARRFNYTAVVSHRSGETEDTTISDLVVATNAGQIKTGSLSRTDRVCKYNQLLRIEEELGESATFDGKDVFYNLADLR, from the coding sequence TTGTCAGAAATTATCCATATTCATGCACGCGAGATATTAGACTCGCGTGGTAACCCGACAGTCGAGGTTGACGTTAATTTAGCATCAGGTGCATTCGGACGCGCTGCTGTTCCATCGGGTGCATCCACAGGTGAACACGAAGCCGTTGAATTGCGTGATCAGGATGCTAACCGATATTTGGGGAAAGGTGTTCAGAAAGCCGTTGAGAACGTCAACACAACTATCGCTGCTGCCCTCGCAGGGGAAGATGTCTTTGCACAAAACGATATTGACACCACTATGCGCGAACTCGACGGAACAGAAAATAAAAGCCGTCTCGGCGCGAATGCTATTTTAGGCGTTTCGTTGGCTGTCGCGAAAGCCGCTGCAGATGAAGTGGGGCAACCCCTTTATCGCTATATCGGCGGAGCGAACGCCAAAGAACTCCCGTTACCGATGATGAACATCTTAAACGGTGGTTCTCACGCCGACAACAATGTTGACATTCAAGAATTTATGATAATGCCTGCGGGGGCAAAGAGTTTTGCCGAAGCACTCCGCATGGGTGCCGAGATTTTTCATAGCCTCAAGGCAGTCTTGCAAGCTCGAAATTGCAACACCGCTGTTGGCGATGAAGGCGGGTTCGCACCGGATTTGGGTTCTAATGAGGAAGCGATTGCCGTGATTATTGAAGCTATTGAACGCGCCAATTACGTCCCTGGGGACGACATTCTTTTGGCATTGGATGCTGCCTCCAGTGAATTCTACAATCGCGACACCGGCACCTACGAATTAAAAGCAGAGGCACAACCGACCAAATCAGCAGAAGAAATGGTTGCCTTTTACACGGAAATCTGTGAGAAATACCCAATCGTTTCCATTGAAGACGGCATGGATGAAAACGATTGGGAGGGATGGAAGCACTTGACCGAGGCAATCGGGGATAAGGTTCAACTTGTGGGCGACGATCTCTTTGTCACCAACACTACCCGCTTGCAACGCGGAATTCAGGAAGATATTGGTAACTCCATCCTAATTAAAGTCAATCAGATCGGCACCCTGACAGAGACGCTTGACGCTATTGAACTTGCCCGACGTTTCAACTATACAGCTGTCGTTTCGCACCGGTCGGGTGAAACAGAGGATACCACTATTTCCGATCTGGTTGTTGCAACGAACGCAGGACAGATAAAGACCGGTTCACTCTCCCGTACCGATCGTGTCTGTAAATATAATCAACTCCTCCGTATTGAGGAAGAACTTGGGGAGAGTGCTACTTTTGATGGCAAGGATGTCTTCTATAACTTGGCAGACCTCCGCTAA
- a CDS encoding thiamine pyrophosphate-dependent enzyme, whose protein sequence is MARRARRERPIQGAPTARDFKGDVNPDWCAGCGDFSVLNALQNAYAKLGRGNHDHLTVSGIGCSSNLPGYVKTYGMHTLHGRALAVATGAKFANHELNVVVTGGDGDGYGIGGNHFIHTMRKNIDLLYIVMNNETYGLTVGQASPTTIVGEQTKSTPFGNLETPLNPVAMAIVSGATYVARAFSSEGKQLAELIYNGMQHKGFAFIDVISPCVTWKKEKMKIFDYWKERVQSLENHDTSDRAAALEQAVKTGHETQLGLFYHDTSRQSLDQMEPVLENGPIVHQPLGITQEQGDAIIQRMM, encoded by the coding sequence ATGGCGAGACGAGCAAGACGAGAAAGACCTATTCAAGGAGCACCTACAGCGCGAGATTTTAAAGGTGATGTTAATCCCGATTGGTGTGCCGGCTGTGGTGATTTTAGTGTTCTTAATGCGCTACAAAACGCTTATGCGAAACTCGGTCGTGGCAATCATGATCACCTGACTGTAAGTGGAATCGGGTGTTCTTCTAACCTCCCTGGTTATGTCAAAACGTACGGGATGCATACGCTACACGGTCGCGCTTTAGCAGTCGCAACGGGTGCTAAATTTGCCAATCATGAGTTGAATGTTGTTGTCACCGGTGGTGATGGTGATGGTTACGGTATCGGCGGAAATCATTTCATTCATACGATGCGAAAAAATATTGATCTCCTCTACATTGTCATGAATAACGAGACGTATGGGTTGACTGTTGGGCAAGCCTCACCGACCACTATAGTAGGGGAACAGACGAAAAGCACGCCGTTCGGTAATTTAGAGACCCCTCTGAACCCGGTTGCGATGGCAATTGTCTCGGGTGCGACTTATGTCGCAAGAGCATTTAGTTCTGAAGGCAAACAACTCGCGGAATTGATATATAACGGGATGCAACACAAGGGATTTGCGTTCATTGACGTTATCAGTCCTTGTGTGACTTGGAAGAAGGAGAAAATGAAGATTTTCGACTATTGGAAGGAGCGGGTCCAATCTCTTGAAAACCATGACACAAGTGACAGAGCCGCTGCACTTGAGCAAGCGGTCAAGACGGGTCATGAAACGCAGCTTGGGTTGTTCTACCATGATACGAGCCGCCAGTCATTGGATCAAATGGAACCCGTGTTAGAAAATGGTCCTATAGTACATCAACCGCTCGGCATCACCCAGGAACAGGGCGACGCAATCATCCAAAGAATGATGTAA
- a CDS encoding heme lyase CcmF/NrfE family subunit — protein sequence MTAEIGQAAIYLSVLSCLWAIGFLSFGLWIRNARAIQSGRNAVVATFILISIATGALIYGFVTDDFSMRYVFEVSSAAQPLFYKIAALWGAMSGSLLLWLWVLTGAGAIVVWQNYQRVKQTGDTLADYSLIPIAIVQLFFTILVTGLIEGVYNPLARFPGGQVAADGQGMNPLLQTPLMAIHPPTLYIGWISLTVPFAFAVGALASGRIGSGWILRSRRWMLFSWIILTIGITLGGNWAYQELGWGGYWAWDPVENASFMPWLLGTAYLHSVMIQEKRNMLKLWNILLITLAFQFTLLGTFITRSGIITSVHAFAQSDIGGYFLGFILTSTAGVIALIIYRWNRLKSANRLEALLSRESAFVLNNWLLVGLTLIILWGTLWPIISEAINGEKSSVPEAFFNQVVIIPGILLLFLTGAGPIISWKKITPNNFKRMFLLPLVIGLVGGALTWGFLALIGYTFPLYSVLCSFAAVFVLAAIFAEFYRGAKLRAKRQETSLLNGLNLLIQRNKRRYGGYIIHIGIVILYIGIMGSKGYFLLESKSMTLGESMEVGKYKLTMRDAFDKEYGNYLRSSVIFDVEKNGKRIGTMEPALHAYYKSKPDEEPTKEPAIRHFGMNDLYVALGNIPPDVKTGGVVNVQGYYNPLIGVVWIGVAIMVLGGIVAIAEKSERNRDA from the coding sequence ATGACTGCGGAAATCGGACAAGCCGCTATATACCTTTCTGTGCTTTCATGTTTGTGGGCAATCGGCTTCCTCAGCTTCGGGTTGTGGATACGAAATGCCCGTGCCATCCAGAGCGGCAGAAACGCCGTTGTTGCCACCTTCATCCTTATCAGTATCGCGACGGGTGCATTAATCTACGGTTTTGTCACCGATGATTTCTCAATGCGCTATGTTTTTGAGGTATCGAGCGCAGCGCAACCCCTGTTCTACAAAATAGCAGCACTCTGGGGCGCTATGTCTGGTTCCCTCCTACTCTGGCTCTGGGTGCTTACAGGTGCTGGTGCTATTGTCGTCTGGCAGAACTATCAACGTGTCAAACAGACAGGCGATACCTTAGCAGACTACTCCCTGATTCCAATCGCTATTGTTCAGCTATTCTTCACCATCCTTGTCACAGGCTTAATTGAAGGTGTTTACAATCCACTCGCTCGGTTTCCTGGCGGACAGGTCGCTGCCGACGGTCAAGGAATGAACCCACTTCTCCAGACACCACTCATGGCGATTCATCCACCGACGTTATATATCGGTTGGATTAGCCTGACTGTCCCGTTTGCGTTTGCGGTTGGTGCACTCGCATCTGGTAGAATCGGAAGCGGTTGGATACTTCGCTCGCGTAGATGGATGCTATTTTCGTGGATTATTCTGACGATCGGTATCACGCTTGGTGGCAATTGGGCATACCAAGAACTCGGTTGGGGCGGTTACTGGGCATGGGATCCGGTCGAAAACGCCTCTTTTATGCCGTGGCTCCTCGGCACCGCTTATCTACACTCTGTGATGATCCAAGAGAAGCGGAATATGCTCAAACTTTGGAATATCCTCCTAATTACGCTTGCCTTCCAATTTACACTATTAGGGACTTTTATTACGCGTAGTGGAATCATCACATCGGTACATGCTTTCGCACAATCGGATATTGGTGGGTATTTTCTTGGCTTCATCTTAACTTCAACTGCCGGGGTCATCGCACTTATCATCTATCGTTGGAACCGACTCAAGAGCGCGAATCGTTTAGAAGCTCTTCTCTCCCGTGAAAGTGCCTTTGTCCTGAACAACTGGCTCCTCGTCGGGTTAACCCTAATTATCCTCTGGGGTACGTTATGGCCAATCATCTCCGAGGCGATTAACGGCGAAAAGTCTTCTGTTCCTGAAGCCTTTTTCAATCAAGTCGTCATCATTCCGGGGATACTGCTGCTATTCTTAACGGGTGCCGGTCCAATCATTTCATGGAAGAAAATTACGCCTAACAACTTCAAACGCATGTTTTTGTTGCCGCTTGTTATCGGTTTAGTCGGCGGTGCTTTGACCTGGGGATTCCTTGCATTAATAGGATATACTTTTCCGTTGTACTCAGTGCTCTGTAGTTTTGCTGCTGTTTTCGTGCTTGCTGCAATCTTTGCTGAATTTTATCGCGGGGCGAAACTCCGAGCGAAGCGACAGGAAACCTCTCTCCTCAACGGCTTGAACCTCCTTATCCAGCGCAACAAGAGACGATACGGCGGTTACATCATCCATATCGGTATCGTTATCCTCTATATCGGCATTATGGGATCGAAAGGCTATTTTCTGCTTGAATCCAAAAGTATGACACTTGGGGAATCAATGGAAGTGGGCAAGTATAAACTCACAATGAGAGACGCGTTTGATAAAGAATACGGAAACTATCTTCGGAGCAGCGTTATTTTCGACGTTGAAAAGAACGGGAAACGTATAGGGACAATGGAACCCGCACTTCATGCCTATTACAAGTCGAAACCGGATGAAGAACCTACAAAGGAACCAGCGATCCGACATTTTGGTATGAACGACCTCTATGTTGCATTGGGCAATATCCCACCGGATGTCAAGACAGGAGGCGTTGTGAACGTTCAAGGATATTACAACCCTCTGATTGGCGTTGTCTGGATTGGTGTTGCTATAATGGTATTGGGTGGCATCGTCGCGATAGCCGAGAAATCTGAACGCAATAGAGACGCTTGA
- a CDS encoding carboxypeptidase-like regulatory domain-containing protein, whose translation MNTNASSYNRSKRNMQIRYVPAWRIGSLLTVALTLLFWLSTLHAQQTTESGDIQGTVIDRKREKPIASQPVTLTIHKADTAETQETTTDANGNYRFGNLPLNPSVHYTVSTIYEGTDYTEKDLVLSTWAPNIKINFEIGAFTEDKTHVRVKTHSLFIGPPPEDHPPDGAVTVIEVFEIENLSDLPFRTTHGTQKVGALFALPKGVEAFQPHSSVALTMDTATNHAILTTPLPPGGTILGYTYIFHVEKDGLDLSRRLNFTTSKLSFLVPEGVGLMPRAKFFGAPRREQIHGVIYLNYQSTVPKPFEAGKAIDLAFDVNMGTAHGALPEQTSNLGQLILIAVAAALTGGFFVAALFKLRTAKTTTESDTDNTSTPSDAGWLRKLTPNDREHVRVARLEFITHLDDKYERQEISERVYKRLRREQTERLTTLLEEQKRGNNA comes from the coding sequence ATGAACACTAACGCATCTTCATACAACCGTTCAAAACGCAACATGCAGATTCGCTATGTTCCGGCGTGGCGTATCGGTAGTTTACTAACGGTTGCCTTGACCCTTCTCTTTTGGCTTTCCACCCTCCATGCTCAGCAAACAACAGAATCGGGCGACATTCAAGGCACAGTCATTGACAGAAAACGCGAGAAACCTATCGCCTCGCAACCTGTAACCTTGACGATACATAAGGCTGACACCGCTGAAACACAAGAAACGACAACGGATGCAAATGGTAACTACCGTTTCGGGAATTTACCACTTAATCCAAGTGTTCACTACACGGTTTCAACCATCTACGAAGGCACAGACTACACTGAGAAAGATTTGGTGCTGTCAACATGGGCTCCGAATATCAAAATCAACTTTGAAATCGGGGCGTTTACAGAAGACAAAACGCACGTCCGTGTCAAGACGCATAGTCTCTTTATTGGACCTCCACCTGAGGACCACCCGCCAGACGGTGCTGTTACAGTTATTGAAGTATTTGAGATCGAAAACCTAAGCGATCTACCTTTTAGAACAACACACGGCACACAAAAAGTTGGGGCACTTTTCGCGCTTCCAAAAGGTGTTGAGGCTTTTCAACCGCATTCGTCAGTAGCCCTTACGATGGATACTGCCACTAATCACGCTATCCTGACAACGCCATTACCGCCTGGAGGAACGATCTTAGGCTACACTTATATTTTTCATGTCGAGAAAGACGGACTGGATTTATCCCGTCGCCTGAATTTCACCACATCAAAACTCTCATTTTTAGTCCCTGAAGGTGTTGGTCTTATGCCGCGTGCCAAGTTTTTCGGGGCACCCAGACGCGAACAAATCCACGGGGTCATTTATCTAAATTATCAGAGTACTGTGCCAAAGCCGTTTGAGGCAGGCAAAGCGATTGACTTAGCATTTGACGTGAATATGGGTACTGCGCATGGTGCCTTACCAGAGCAGACATCTAACCTCGGGCAGCTAATACTTATCGCTGTCGCCGCAGCATTGACAGGAGGCTTTTTCGTTGCGGCACTTTTCAAACTCCGCACAGCCAAAACCACTACCGAATCTGATACTGATAATACCTCAACACCTTCAGACGCGGGATGGCTTCGTAAACTGACTCCGAACGACCGCGAGCATGTCCGCGTCGCAAGGCTTGAATTCATTACGCATCTCGATGATAAGTACGAGAGGCAGGAAATCTCGGAGCGCGTCTACAAACGCTTGCGCCGAGAACAAACCGAACGCCTCACTACACTCTTAGAAGAACAAAAGAGGGGAAACAATGCATAG